From the genome of Candidatus Paceibacterota bacterium, one region includes:
- a CDS encoding sigma-54 dependent transcriptional regulator — MTPTLLIVDDEKTTREGLRAALDDRYDVYLAEDAKVAMELLEKDSFDVLLTDFRLPTEDGMKLITRAKSLGKPPICILMTAYGSEELAVEAMKHGADDYIAKGRLQIDELELRIANALRRQRLEAENVALHQQLDAKFGLQELVGESRAMKEVLEVVQQVAPTRATVLLLGESGTGKEMAAKVIHQLSPRAQQPMVTVHCAALAPTLLESELFGHEKGAFTGAYERRIGRFEQAQGGTLFLDEIGEIDAALQVKLLRFLGERTFERVGSNKTLSADVRLVAATNKDLQEQVKAGSFREDLFFRLRVVEIRMPPLRERLEDIPLLARTFLTEFSKENNKPVKGFTADAFDLLVRYQWPGNVRELRTAIEHAVVLCRGEKVTVRDLPHAMREAAAGAPDDKDVKRLLARNDLTAKEVERELIIGALQATGGSRTQAARRLGMSRRNFHRKLHLHHLEGM; from the coding sequence ATGACTCCAACATTGCTCATTGTGGACGACGAGAAGACGACGCGCGAGGGATTACGCGCCGCGCTCGATGATCGTTACGACGTCTACCTGGCCGAAGATGCCAAGGTGGCGATGGAGCTGCTGGAGAAGGACTCGTTCGACGTCTTGTTGACGGACTTCCGGCTGCCGACCGAGGACGGGATGAAGCTGATCACGCGGGCCAAATCGCTGGGTAAACCGCCCATCTGCATCCTGATGACGGCTTATGGGTCGGAGGAGTTGGCCGTCGAGGCGATGAAGCACGGGGCGGATGACTATATCGCCAAAGGCCGGCTGCAGATTGACGAGCTGGAACTGCGGATCGCCAACGCCCTGCGGCGGCAACGGCTGGAGGCGGAGAATGTGGCGCTCCATCAGCAGCTCGACGCGAAGTTCGGCCTGCAAGAGCTGGTGGGCGAATCGCGAGCCATGAAGGAGGTCCTCGAAGTCGTGCAGCAAGTGGCGCCGACGCGGGCGACGGTGCTGTTGCTGGGGGAGAGCGGGACGGGCAAGGAGATGGCGGCGAAGGTGATTCACCAGCTCAGCCCGCGCGCGCAACAGCCGATGGTGACGGTGCATTGCGCGGCGCTGGCGCCGACGCTGTTGGAGAGCGAGTTGTTCGGCCACGAGAAAGGGGCGTTCACGGGCGCCTACGAGCGGCGTATCGGCCGCTTCGAGCAGGCGCAGGGGGGGACGTTGTTCCTGGACGAGATTGGCGAGATTGACGCCGCGCTCCAAGTCAAGCTGCTGCGCTTCCTGGGGGAACGGACGTTCGAGCGGGTGGGCTCGAACAAGACGCTGAGCGCCGACGTGCGGCTGGTAGCCGCCACGAACAAGGACCTCCAGGAGCAGGTCAAGGCGGGCTCGTTTCGCGAGGACTTGTTCTTCCGCCTGCGGGTGGTGGAAATCCGGATGCCGCCATTGCGCGAGCGGCTGGAGGACATCCCGCTGCTGGCGCGGACGTTTCTGACCGAATTCAGCAAGGAAAACAACAAGCCGGTGAAGGGCTTCACCGCCGATGCGTTCGACCTGTTGGTGCGGTATCAATGGCCGGGCAACGTGCGCGAGCTGCGCACGGCCATCGAGCACGCCGTGGTGTTGTGCCGCGGCGAGAAGGTCACCGTGCGGGACCTGCCGCATGCGATGCGCGAGGCGGCGGCCGGGGCGCCGGACGACAAGGACGTGAAGCGGCTGCTGGCGCGCAATGATTTGACGGCGAAGGAAGTCGAGCGGGAGCTGATCATCGGGGCCTTGCAGGCGACAGGCGGCAGCCGCACCCAGGCCGCCCGGCGGCTGGGCATGAGCCGGCGCAACTTTCACCGGAAACTGCATCTGCATCATCTGGAGGGAATGTGA
- a CDS encoding alpha/beta hydrolase yields the protein MKTPKAQSVIRSIAVLAALILASSPAWPWPPDITPEQAAALQPLDPTAVPRFGTFWLLFGPNPGKPYPPLPCPPGSMTNVLIYALDDRHFLVDDSAVDYAALQQQREIDKALRDLEDQLGLAEPMGTEEGGGPLESLGYPSNSLWLSISQITNGLAPLTIHGTTPDVTYEILSRQTLTNVEWFSEGFVPGSADQDWTPTAVEVGARTNSLFLSCRSWEDSNGSGIPDWWLLQYFGTTDIDPYTLCPSGDGWTVLQACQNGWNPLQWHTPPPPRNVVARVDSTGTNVTLTWESGGGPVTNYVIEAGYWGYGDSWWYPVGEVGPSTFTASLTPDYPLTGTYYLQPAYQVRACFSDGASAVSASTPVFPPEITTTAFVVRGAGGHLDLAVSALPDSVTSLRLFADDPWGGWPGIDLPASNILNGVMTLPDAAVAPLAQSGLCLQAFTDSGAFGNAVYVGPVAAPEGQDPTVFRFTDASSHLKENLKFLLCSATVHQPFSCGPGDAYWGGYFESVWKPETYFARPSSPASYEYYGFHTFSSTLNYSVMQELRPAQKNHLWRNLAYDPGDFNAAGQWTNGVGYEWQLPGFRWLYDPNYQLTCTNCDPLPLALSVTNYPFLYARWVPNLSAQQFSNDLAEIGVGVGDTNIYLLRGVVNAYGLPLEAVLLNLDSPLRRHTLTAGGPTGPRYHGADYFCAVEAPILQTVDYYFASQTPYFYYGTPRPPLPGSPDFNVTNTSPLLMTGFGQSITVCGWAKQAITNGYSGTYAYLEQYFDQACTVDTSGVATTNSAGLLSPYGEFFRMQPGPAALVTMPDIDTGQQGTGIVHVIKLQLDVNHDGTMDLSFAGPDNTSQARPFVFWVNNDHDGTGVGADAETNRINFPDCTYGTIHSERNLEDFARLWVCGVPPLSIFQTNYAVTLSLQSTRGTPAIRLYWSCETDGGIRYLTNANVAAQQVAASLSPHYGAAIATVSNNAEFTFPEGAFVFGGTQHLLFETAGVGSGALMLTISQGTNILCQTSAWLDLHDIKDLYEQALVTNVVQEWPAMVEQDTNSGFRVHSYATANTGEASQLAVFLHGWRVPEPEYFVFAETMFKRLYWQGFQGRFASLRWPTRSADTDPFFGLDYATYNRSEHIAFKSGTGTAAYLSDLRLRFPDDTISVCAHSMGNIVMMQALRELTSASQAPIDNYVLMQAAVPAQCYDSAVTNLPAFESLEQTVPTPNTYSNYADGISAALRGGGQLLNFFNPGDFALTIAWEWNQKLYLPVTNGPVTMKPNTLLGYYTDAINHEVRTNWWNQSLLSPAWGGYYNGPTRSVTNAHEIMPFVARPRTKAVGAQAAVQGQIEGAEVNLQSRFGFGGGSSDHSAQWNRSIQDPAVAPFYSQLRTSLFPIP from the coding sequence ATGAAGACGCCGAAAGCCCAGTCGGTTATCCGCAGCATCGCCGTGTTGGCAGCATTGATCCTGGCATCCAGCCCCGCTTGGCCCTGGCCGCCTGACATCACCCCCGAACAGGCCGCCGCCCTCCAACCCCTCGATCCGACCGCCGTGCCCCGGTTCGGCACCTTCTGGCTCCTGTTTGGCCCCAACCCCGGCAAACCTTACCCGCCGCTGCCCTGCCCGCCGGGCAGCATGACCAACGTCCTGATCTATGCCCTCGATGACCGCCACTTCCTCGTGGACGACAGCGCCGTTGATTACGCCGCCCTCCAACAGCAGCGTGAAATAGACAAGGCGCTCCGCGATCTCGAGGATCAGTTGGGGCTGGCCGAGCCCATGGGCACAGAGGAAGGCGGCGGGCCACTCGAATCGCTGGGTTACCCGTCCAACTCGCTCTGGCTCTCCATCTCCCAGATCACCAACGGCCTTGCGCCCCTGACCATTCACGGCACCACCCCGGACGTGACCTATGAGATTCTCTCCAGGCAAACACTCACCAATGTGGAATGGTTCTCCGAAGGGTTCGTCCCTGGCTCCGCTGACCAGGACTGGACCCCAACGGCGGTGGAGGTAGGGGCTCGCACAAACAGCCTCTTTCTGTCGTGCCGCTCTTGGGAGGACAGCAACGGCAGCGGCATCCCCGACTGGTGGCTGCTCCAATACTTCGGCACCACCGACATTGACCCCTACACCCTCTGCCCCTCGGGCGACGGCTGGACCGTCCTCCAGGCCTGCCAAAACGGCTGGAATCCTCTCCAGTGGCACACGCCGCCGCCGCCCAGGAACGTGGTCGCCCGGGTTGATTCCACGGGCACCAACGTCACTCTCACTTGGGAATCGGGTGGTGGTCCAGTTACCAACTATGTGATCGAAGCCGGGTACTGGGGGTACGGCGACTCGTGGTGGTATCCCGTGGGCGAAGTCGGTCCATCTACGTTTACTGCCAGCCTTACCCCAGACTACCCGTTGACGGGCACATACTATCTCCAACCAGCCTACCAGGTTCGTGCGTGCTTCTCAGACGGAGCGAGCGCCGTCAGTGCCAGCACCCCGGTATTTCCTCCCGAGATTACGACGACTGCCTTCGTGGTTCGTGGTGCCGGCGGCCATCTCGACCTGGCGGTGTCCGCACTTCCGGACTCGGTAACCAGTCTCCGGCTATTCGCTGACGACCCTTGGGGCGGATGGCCGGGGATCGACCTCCCGGCATCAAACATTCTAAACGGTGTAATGACTCTACCCGATGCAGCCGTTGCGCCGCTCGCGCAGTCTGGTCTGTGCTTGCAGGCATTCACGGATTCCGGGGCTTTTGGCAATGCCGTGTACGTCGGACCTGTCGCTGCTCCGGAAGGGCAGGACCCCACCGTGTTCCGATTCACAGATGCTTCCTCCCACCTTAAAGAGAACCTCAAGTTCCTGCTCTGCTCGGCCACGGTGCATCAGCCCTTCAGCTGCGGCCCCGGCGACGCCTATTGGGGTGGCTATTTCGAGAGCGTCTGGAAACCCGAAACCTACTTCGCCCGGCCTTCCAGCCCCGCCAGTTACGAATACTATGGCTTCCACACGTTCAGTTCCACCCTCAACTACTCAGTGATGCAGGAACTCCGCCCGGCTCAGAAAAACCATCTTTGGCGCAACCTCGCTTACGACCCGGGAGATTTTAACGCGGCCGGCCAATGGACCAACGGAGTTGGCTACGAGTGGCAGTTGCCCGGCTTCCGCTGGCTTTACGATCCCAATTACCAGCTCACTTGCACCAATTGCGACCCGCTGCCCCTGGCTCTCTCCGTGACCAACTATCCCTTCCTTTACGCTCGCTGGGTTCCCAACCTTTCAGCCCAGCAGTTTTCCAATGACCTTGCCGAGATCGGCGTCGGCGTCGGGGACACCAACATCTATCTCCTGCGCGGGGTCGTTAACGCCTACGGCCTGCCGCTGGAGGCGGTGCTGTTGAACCTCGATTCGCCGCTGCGGCGCCATACGCTGACGGCGGGTGGCCCCACCGGCCCGCGGTACCACGGGGCGGATTATTTCTGTGCGGTCGAGGCGCCTATCCTGCAAACCGTGGACTACTACTTCGCCAGCCAGACCCCTTACTTCTACTACGGCACCCCACGCCCGCCACTGCCCGGCTCACCCGACTTCAACGTCACCAACACCTCGCCCCTCCTCATGACGGGTTTCGGCCAGTCCATCACCGTCTGCGGTTGGGCCAAGCAGGCCATCACCAACGGCTACAGCGGCACCTACGCCTATCTCGAACAGTACTTCGACCAAGCCTGCACCGTAGACACCAGCGGTGTGGCCACCACCAACAGCGCCGGCCTGCTCTCCCCCTATGGCGAGTTCTTCCGCATGCAGCCCGGCCCTGCCGCCCTGGTCACCATGCCCGACATTGACACCGGCCAGCAAGGCACTGGCATCGTCCACGTCATCAAACTACAGTTGGATGTGAACCACGACGGCACCATGGACCTCAGCTTCGCCGGGCCGGACAACACCTCCCAGGCCCGGCCCTTTGTTTTCTGGGTCAATAATGACCATGACGGCACTGGCGTTGGGGCGGACGCCGAGACCAATCGCATCAACTTCCCCGATTGCACCTACGGGACAATCCACTCCGAACGCAATTTGGAGGACTTCGCTCGGCTGTGGGTCTGCGGCGTGCCGCCGCTGTCGATATTCCAGACGAATTATGCCGTCACGCTGAGCCTGCAGAGCACCCGGGGCACCCCTGCCATCAGGCTCTACTGGAGTTGCGAAACCGACGGAGGTATCCGCTACTTGACGAATGCGAACGTCGCTGCGCAGCAGGTTGCGGCTTCTTTATCACCCCACTACGGGGCCGCGATCGCCACGGTGTCCAACAATGCAGAGTTCACATTCCCTGAGGGCGCCTTTGTTTTTGGTGGCACCCAGCACCTCCTGTTCGAGACAGCAGGGGTTGGCAGCGGTGCGTTAATGCTGACCATTTCCCAAGGAACCAATATCCTCTGCCAAACCTCGGCTTGGCTGGACCTGCACGACATCAAAGATCTCTATGAGCAGGCGCTCGTCACCAACGTTGTCCAGGAGTGGCCCGCCATGGTCGAGCAGGACACCAACAGCGGCTTCCGGGTGCATTCTTATGCAACCGCAAACACCGGTGAGGCCAGCCAACTCGCCGTCTTCCTTCATGGCTGGCGTGTGCCCGAGCCCGAGTACTTTGTCTTCGCTGAGACCATGTTCAAGCGCCTTTACTGGCAGGGCTTTCAGGGACGCTTTGCCAGCTTGCGCTGGCCTACCCGCTCAGCGGACACAGACCCGTTCTTCGGTCTGGACTATGCCACCTACAATCGTAGCGAGCATATCGCCTTCAAATCGGGCACGGGCACGGCGGCCTACCTCAGCGACCTGCGCCTCCGCTTCCCCGACGACACCATCAGCGTGTGCGCTCACAGCATGGGAAATATCGTCATGATGCAGGCCCTTCGGGAGCTCACCTCCGCCAGCCAGGCCCCAATTGACAATTACGTCCTTATGCAGGCTGCGGTCCCCGCGCAGTGCTATGACTCCGCCGTTACAAATCTCCCCGCGTTCGAGAGTCTGGAGCAGACGGTTCCCACCCCCAACACCTACAGCAACTATGCCGACGGCATCAGTGCTGCGCTCCGCGGCGGTGGCCAACTGCTCAACTTCTTTAACCCAGGGGACTTCGCACTAACCATTGCCTGGGAGTGGAACCAGAAGCTCTATCTTCCGGTCACGAACGGGCCCGTGACGATGAAACCCAACACCCTGCTCGGCTATTATACCGATGCCATCAACCACGAGGTGAGAACGAACTGGTGGAACCAGAGTCTCCTCTCCCCTGCATGGGGGGGATACTACAATGGCCCGACCCGTTCGGTCACAAACGCCCACGAAATAATGCCCTTCGTTGCTCGGCCCCGGACCAAAGCTGTAGGAGCTCAAGCAGCGGTCCAAGGGCAAATTGAGGGCGCCGAAGTCAACCTCCAGAGCAGATTCGGTTTCGGAGGCGGGAGCAGTGATCACAGCGCTCAGTGGAACCGAAGCATCCAAGACCCTGCAGTCGCCCCATTCTACTCCCAGTTAAGGACAAGCCTCTTCCCTATCCCATGA
- a CDS encoding carboxypeptidase-like regulatory domain-containing protein translates to MVLDESGQPVQGATVDFLWTHVHPEADFKTNTFSDARGLFSLVGVNGAGLDVYVRKPGYYAVRSLDRNNFNYLKLAGDQPFAPDPSNPVVFHLRKKGPGTALITSQNGMLPELEVTVPRNGVPVLVNLLSRKTGSEGQLQITQTKPQYLEAKNATAWSFQLQIPSGGLVEQNDEFPFDAPETGYQPVVAFQFNKGQTNWARTLKKSYYIAFGQPPQYGWLTVETAIGWGGARLRYAINPDGSRYLEPKN, encoded by the coding sequence ATGGTCCTTGACGAGAGCGGCCAGCCGGTCCAAGGAGCCACAGTTGATTTCCTTTGGACTCACGTACATCCCGAGGCTGATTTCAAGACGAACACCTTCAGCGATGCCCGAGGCCTCTTCTCCTTGGTCGGCGTCAACGGTGCCGGACTGGATGTGTATGTTCGCAAGCCGGGCTACTACGCGGTCAGGAGCCTCGATCGCAACAACTTCAACTACCTTAAACTTGCCGGCGACCAGCCTTTCGCCCCCGACCCGAGCAACCCCGTGGTTTTCCATCTCCGGAAGAAAGGGCCGGGAACTGCCTTGATTACCTCTCAGAACGGGATGTTGCCCGAGCTTGAGGTCACCGTGCCTCGCAACGGTGTACCGGTCTTGGTAAACCTGCTATCCCGGAAAACGGGTTCCGAGGGCCAGCTGCAAATTACCCAGACGAAACCCCAATACCTAGAGGCAAAGAATGCAACTGCGTGGAGCTTTCAACTCCAGATACCCAGTGGTGGCCTCGTCGAACAGAACGATGAATTCCCGTTTGACGCCCCCGAGACCGGCTATCAACCTGTGGTCGCATTCCAGTTCAACAAGGGCCAGACGAACTGGGCAAGGACGTTGAAGAAGAGCTACTACATCGCCTTTGGCCAGCCCCCGCAGTACGGCTGGCTGACCGTGGAGACTGCCATTGGGTGGGGCGGAGCCCGCCTGCGGTACGCCATCAATCCAGACGGCTCCCGCTATCTGGAGCCCAAGAACTGA
- a CDS encoding phosphatidylserine decarboxylase: MKHSGKARKAAFKLILWSLIALVVLWVLGALFVAAATLLGAMGLATIPVVIVLWILFALFTLYFFRDPNPRVPAGANLVLAPAHGKVDVIGTTTEPDFMGGECQRISIFLSVIDVHVQNAPVSGKVAWYKYTMGQFLNALKAESATCNENVLLGFEASEPPGRKVGVRLIAGVIARRIVPFVQLGDEVARGDRIGLIQFGSRADVYLPAGAKIQVKLGDHVVSGQTVLAVFE; this comes from the coding sequence ATGAAACACTCGGGCAAAGCGCGGAAGGCAGCCTTCAAGCTGATCTTGTGGTCGCTGATTGCGCTGGTGGTGCTGTGGGTCCTGGGCGCGCTGTTTGTGGCGGCAGCAACCCTTCTCGGCGCGATGGGATTGGCGACGATCCCGGTGGTGATAGTGCTCTGGATTCTATTCGCCCTCTTTACCCTCTACTTCTTTCGGGACCCGAATCCGCGGGTGCCGGCCGGGGCGAACCTGGTGCTGGCCCCGGCCCACGGCAAAGTGGATGTGATCGGAACGACCACCGAACCCGATTTCATGGGCGGCGAGTGCCAGCGGATCTCGATCTTCCTCTCCGTCATTGACGTGCACGTTCAAAATGCCCCGGTGAGCGGCAAGGTGGCTTGGTACAAATACACGATGGGGCAGTTCCTCAACGCGCTGAAGGCCGAGTCGGCGACCTGCAACGAGAATGTGCTGCTGGGCTTCGAAGCGAGCGAGCCGCCCGGCCGGAAAGTCGGCGTGCGGCTGATCGCCGGGGTGATTGCGCGCCGGATTGTCCCCTTTGTCCAACTGGGCGACGAGGTCGCCCGGGGCGACCGCATTGGGCTGATCCAGTTCGGCTCGCGGGCCGACGTGTATCTGCCCGCCGGGGCAAAAATCCAGGTGAAGCTGGGCGACCACGTGGTCAGCGGCCAGACCGTGCTGGCGGTATTTGAGTGA
- the pssA gene encoding CDP-diacylglycerol--serine O-phosphatidyltransferase — protein MSDQVHAQPSPQPPLNDTPEPKLKIYFLPNLLTAANLFCGFVALTKIVEANIPGGDFQPIKVALGFILLACIFDLFDGRVARMGGVESPFGREFDSLADLISFGVAPAFLVHRVVLKDVFGGHEEWGWLLASVYLLCGAFRLARFNCLTAMRAEHSKDFLGFPIPSAAGLVASLTLFMIWWDEKGFATGNWRYCLPILMLFLSWMMVSNVKYPSFKTLDLRATRTFTKTLVAILFLGSIVILREKILVFVLPAFFTAYLVYGFIRPRISRKMRQEIEEEEEEQEEPVTLG, from the coding sequence ATGAGCGACCAGGTCCACGCACAGCCCTCGCCCCAGCCGCCGCTCAACGATACGCCCGAGCCCAAGCTGAAGATCTACTTTCTGCCGAACCTGCTGACGGCGGCCAACCTGTTCTGCGGCTTCGTCGCGCTGACCAAGATCGTCGAGGCCAACATTCCCGGGGGGGATTTCCAGCCGATCAAAGTGGCGCTGGGGTTCATCCTGCTGGCGTGCATCTTCGACCTGTTTGACGGGCGGGTGGCGCGGATGGGCGGGGTGGAGAGCCCGTTCGGGCGCGAGTTTGATTCGCTGGCTGACCTGATCTCATTCGGCGTGGCGCCGGCCTTCCTGGTGCATCGCGTCGTGCTCAAAGACGTGTTTGGCGGCCACGAGGAATGGGGCTGGCTGCTCGCCTCGGTGTATCTGCTGTGCGGCGCGTTCCGCCTGGCCCGGTTCAATTGCCTGACGGCCATGCGCGCGGAGCATTCCAAGGACTTTCTGGGCTTCCCGATTCCTTCGGCGGCGGGCCTGGTGGCCTCGCTGACCCTGTTCATGATCTGGTGGGACGAGAAGGGGTTCGCCACCGGCAATTGGCGCTACTGCCTGCCGATCCTGATGCTGTTCCTTTCGTGGATGATGGTCAGCAACGTGAAGTATCCCAGTTTCAAGACGCTGGATTTGCGCGCGACCCGGACCTTCACCAAGACGCTGGTGGCCATCCTGTTTCTGGGCAGCATCGTGATTCTCCGGGAGAAGATACTCGTTTTTGTGCTGCCGGCGTTTTTCACGGCCTACCTGGTTTACGGGTTCATTCGGCCCCGCATTTCGCGCAAAATGCGGCAGGAGATTGAGGAGGAGGAAGAGGAGCAGGAAGAGCCGGTCACGCTTGGGTAG
- a CDS encoding LysE family transporter, whose product MAELSPILVAGVTGLISGLLLSIPVGPINLTILNEGARRGFKWAVLIGLGATTMEVIYCFIAFTGFASFFSRGYVKAAMELFSFVFMLFLGFKFMLSKSVQAPVHLSAAADRIEERIEHRLHPHSAFMTGLVRVMGNVGVLVFWIILAANFISREWVTPDWPGKLACVAGVAAGTGAWFLGLSWAVSLGHGKLREKTLLRMEHWSGGGLLILALIHGGSIIWQMRHHH is encoded by the coding sequence ATGGCCGAGCTGTCGCCCATTTTGGTTGCCGGCGTGACGGGCCTGATCAGCGGCCTGCTGCTCTCCATTCCGGTGGGGCCGATCAACCTCACAATCCTGAATGAAGGCGCGCGGCGCGGCTTCAAATGGGCCGTGCTGATCGGGCTGGGGGCGACAACCATGGAGGTCATCTACTGCTTCATCGCGTTCACCGGATTCGCGTCCTTCTTCAGCCGGGGATATGTCAAGGCGGCGATGGAATTATTCAGCTTCGTGTTCATGCTGTTCCTCGGGTTCAAGTTCATGCTGTCCAAGTCAGTGCAAGCGCCGGTGCACCTGAGCGCGGCGGCGGACCGGATCGAGGAGCGGATCGAGCATCGGCTGCACCCGCATTCGGCCTTCATGACCGGGCTGGTGCGGGTGATGGGCAATGTGGGCGTGCTGGTGTTCTGGATCATTCTGGCGGCCAACTTCATCTCGCGGGAATGGGTCACACCCGACTGGCCGGGCAAGCTGGCATGCGTGGCCGGCGTGGCGGCTGGAACAGGGGCGTGGTTCTTAGGGTTGAGCTGGGCGGTTTCGCTCGGGCACGGCAAGCTACGCGAGAAAACGCTCCTGCGCATGGAGCACTGGTCAGGCGGGGGCCTGCTGATCCTGGCGCTGATTCACGGCGGGAGCATCATCTGGCAGATGCGCCACCACCACTGA
- a CDS encoding M42 family metallopeptidase yields MREQSLSFLKTLVNTPSPVGYETRGQRAWLDYVTPFADETFSDAYGNCVAVLNKGGSPRLMFSGHADEIAMAVNYINEDGYLYVRKMGGVDAAITKAQRVVIYTRNGPIKGVVGNVAPHLMKEEKDAKPPKIHDLFIDIGAANRKEAERLVRIGDPITLTAEFDVLRNDLVVARAFDNRIGTFAVAEALRLLKESKAKLNAEVCAVSNVQEEVGLLGARQIAYSLKPEIALVVDVTHATDYPTVSKAQHGDTKIGKGPAITHGGCNHPEVVARIEAVAKARNIPLQHEAMSSSSGTDTDVIFWTRGGIASALISLPNRYMHSPVEVVSLKDLEQIPKLLAAFATSVRKGEQFKVKI; encoded by the coding sequence ATGCGCGAGCAATCACTCTCCTTCCTCAAGACGCTGGTCAATACCCCCAGCCCCGTCGGCTACGAAACCCGCGGCCAGCGGGCCTGGCTTGATTACGTCACGCCCTTCGCGGACGAGACTTTCTCCGACGCCTACGGCAATTGCGTCGCTGTGCTCAACAAGGGCGGTTCGCCCCGGCTCATGTTCTCCGGCCATGCCGACGAAATCGCCATGGCCGTGAATTACATCAACGAAGATGGGTACCTTTACGTGCGCAAAATGGGCGGTGTGGATGCCGCCATCACCAAGGCGCAGCGCGTGGTCATTTACACCCGCAACGGCCCGATCAAGGGCGTTGTCGGCAATGTCGCCCCGCACTTGATGAAGGAGGAGAAGGATGCCAAGCCGCCCAAGATACACGACCTGTTCATTGACATTGGCGCCGCCAACCGCAAGGAAGCCGAACGGCTCGTGCGGATCGGCGACCCCATCACGCTGACCGCCGAGTTCGACGTCCTGCGCAACGACCTGGTCGTGGCCCGGGCCTTCGACAACCGCATCGGCACCTTCGCGGTCGCCGAAGCCCTGCGGCTGCTGAAGGAATCCAAGGCCAAACTGAACGCCGAAGTCTGCGCCGTCTCCAACGTGCAGGAGGAAGTGGGCCTGCTGGGCGCGCGCCAGATCGCTTATTCGCTCAAGCCCGAGATCGCGCTGGTGGTGGATGTCACGCACGCGACCGACTATCCGACCGTCAGCAAGGCGCAGCACGGCGACACGAAAATCGGCAAAGGCCCGGCCATCACCCATGGCGGCTGCAATCATCCGGAAGTGGTGGCGCGCATCGAAGCCGTGGCCAAGGCCCGCAACATACCCCTCCAGCACGAGGCCATGTCCTCCAGCAGCGGCACGGATACGGATGTGATTTTCTGGACGCGCGGCGGCATCGCCAGCGCCCTGATCAGCCTCCCCAATCGCTACATGCACTCACCCGTCGAGGTGGTGAGCCTGAAGGACCTCGAGCAGATTCCCAAGTTGCTGGCCGCCTTCGCCACTTCGGTCAGGAAGGGCGAACAGTTTAAAGTCAAGATCTGA